The Haloprofundus salinisoli genome includes a region encoding these proteins:
- a CDS encoding DUF7342 family protein, whose protein sequence is MLTHEHRRGTVTLEQRVYGTILQTREPAAASAIAKRADCDPKTARKYLDWFSKLGVVTCHDGHPVTYDRNDAYFEWRRIDQLAADHSIEELQERVRELTSRINEYEDVYDVTTPAAVDAVAAAEASDGQAIGDVYSDLGDRS, encoded by the coding sequence TTGTTAACCCACGAACACCGACGCGGCACTGTCACTCTCGAACAACGTGTCTACGGGACGATCCTCCAGACTCGCGAGCCGGCCGCAGCGAGCGCCATCGCCAAACGAGCAGACTGTGACCCAAAGACCGCTCGGAAGTACTTGGATTGGTTTAGCAAACTAGGCGTCGTTACGTGCCACGATGGCCATCCGGTCACCTACGATCGTAACGATGCTTACTTCGAGTGGCGGCGAATCGACCAGCTTGCAGCCGACCACTCTATCGAGGAACTCCAAGAGCGTGTCCGAGAGCTGACCTCGCGTATCAACGAGTACGAAGACGTGTACGATGTCACGACACCAGCGGCCGTTGACGCCGTTGCCGCTGCAGAGGCAAGCGACGGTCAGGCCATCGGCGACGTCTACAGTGATCTGGGCGACCGCTCGTGA
- a CDS encoding ABC transporter ATP-binding protein, with translation MAAIKTEELTKQYDGVTAVQNLDLTVQEGEVFGFLGPNGAGKSTTINVLLDFVRPTSGHVSVLGHDPRTGSRAIRNRIGILPEGYSLYDRLSAREHIKFAIEMEESDDDPRAVLDRVGLADDAGRSVGGFSKGMGQRLALGMALVGKPDLLILDEPTSGLDPSGTLKMREIVREEVDRGATVFFSSHLLDQVEAICDRVGIMTSGELVTVDSVEGLRESVGAESTLILTVDDRPGSLDLETIKGVTGVTINGATLRVSCSEPGVKAAVISQVQSAGATVTDITTEETSLEDVFEKYTANGIAMEPDA, from the coding sequence ATGGCTGCCATTAAAACGGAGGAGTTAACGAAGCAATACGACGGTGTGACCGCCGTCCAAAATCTGGACCTGACCGTTCAGGAGGGTGAGGTGTTCGGCTTCCTCGGCCCGAACGGGGCTGGCAAATCGACGACCATCAACGTTCTCTTGGATTTCGTGCGGCCGACCTCGGGGCACGTGTCCGTGCTGGGTCACGATCCGCGGACGGGGAGTCGGGCCATCCGCAACCGAATCGGTATCCTCCCTGAAGGGTACAGCCTGTATGACCGCCTCTCTGCGCGCGAACACATCAAATTCGCCATCGAGATGGAGGAAAGCGACGACGACCCCCGCGCTGTCCTTGACCGCGTTGGCCTAGCAGACGACGCCGGGCGTTCGGTCGGCGGATTCTCGAAGGGGATGGGTCAACGACTCGCGCTTGGAATGGCGCTGGTCGGCAAGCCAGACCTGCTCATCCTTGACGAACCGACATCCGGACTCGACCCTTCGGGCACGCTGAAGATGCGAGAGATTGTCCGTGAGGAGGTCGACCGCGGTGCGACGGTGTTCTTCTCCAGTCACCTGCTCGACCAGGTCGAAGCCATCTGCGATCGGGTCGGCATCATGACCAGCGGCGAACTCGTCACCGTCGACTCCGTTGAGGGCCTGCGCGAGTCAGTAGGTGCTGAGTCGACGCTAATCCTGACCGTGGACGACCGTCCCGGCTCGCTCGATTTGGAGACCATCAAGGGAGTCACGGGTGTGACCATCAACGGAGCGACACTTCGGGTGTCGTGTTCCGAACCTGGCGTCAAAGCAGCGGTCATCTCCCAGGTCCAATCGGCTGGAGCCACCGTCACCGATATCACGACCGAGGAGACGTCGCTTGAAGATGTCTTCGAGAAGTACACGGCCAACGGGATCGCAATGGAGCCGGACGCATGA
- a CDS encoding winged helix-turn-helix domain-containing protein: protein MNDSFPAEWGRGTATVRNEAFQLLSDKTRLKILQTLWEVHDPTDPAPIRFSDLRERVDVDDPGRLNYHLKKLSTHFVHHSDGGYELREAGKRIIRVVIAGTAIDEVTIEPIEIAVSCIFCGGPTTLEYENGLLSHWCTSCTARCVASYPAGLLSSEEHPPAGMLNRTPSEVYRSHRVWIKHREASVMEGVCPECSGPMPVESIRICDDHAPDPEDEDVCDECGSIFWGIVYHMCDVCKFVWKLPTLLYPPTHPAVIAFYYDHGVEFDLASHEQRARLLEYQEKVVSKDPLRLRTTISIDGDELRITFDEQMTVVDVNQGFST, encoded by the coding sequence ATGAACGATTCGTTCCCGGCAGAGTGGGGACGGGGAACCGCCACAGTCAGGAACGAAGCGTTCCAACTCCTCTCGGACAAGACTCGACTCAAGATCCTGCAAACCCTCTGGGAGGTGCACGATCCCACGGATCCAGCGCCGATACGGTTTTCTGACCTCCGCGAGCGCGTCGACGTTGACGATCCCGGCAGGCTCAACTATCACCTCAAGAAGCTCTCGACCCACTTCGTCCATCACTCAGACGGGGGGTACGAACTTCGTGAGGCGGGCAAACGGATTATCCGGGTCGTGATCGCGGGGACAGCGATCGATGAGGTGACGATCGAGCCAATCGAGATCGCCGTTTCGTGCATCTTCTGTGGTGGGCCGACAACACTCGAATACGAAAACGGGCTGCTCTCGCACTGGTGTACCAGCTGTACTGCTCGCTGTGTCGCAAGCTATCCGGCGGGACTCCTTAGCAGCGAGGAACACCCACCTGCTGGAATGCTAAACAGGACTCCAAGCGAGGTGTACCGATCACATCGGGTGTGGATCAAACACCGAGAAGCCTCCGTAATGGAGGGCGTCTGTCCCGAGTGCTCCGGTCCGATGCCGGTCGAGTCGATTCGCATCTGCGACGACCACGCTCCGGATCCGGAGGATGAGGACGTATGTGACGAATGCGGCTCGATTTTTTGGGGAATAGTCTATCACATGTGTGATGTCTGTAAATTTGTCTGGAAACTGCCAACCCTACTCTATCCACCGACCCACCCGGCCGTAATCGCGTTCTACTACGACCACGGGGTTGAGTTTGACCTTGCCTCACACGAGCAACGTGCCCGTCTTCTCGAGTATCAGGAAAAAGTCGTCTCAAAGGACCCGCTCAGGCTCAGAACGACGATTTCAATCGACGGGGACGAACTCCGAATCACGTTCGACGAACAGATGACTGTCGTCGATGTGAACCAGGGATTCTCTACCTAA
- a CDS encoding ABC transporter permease subunit yields MNSKLWVIAKRDFVDAARSRLLWGTALVLLVVMIPDYLGMLNGNFISSAEQAVRFIPIIFQYFVAPVAMITAYRAVVGERESGSLRVLFGHPATRRDFVFGKLLSRSALLVVILTLATLGLGVVTFVIYGTLDIPLFVAIAGYVAFYGIVWAGIIVGISAAVSSRLQAVTAGLALFLFFGPFQLWDRLAIPAFALLFTGSTSPGLNPLRPSTWPTWYEYVLRLNPMSNFDQGRYFVHQLVDPGLSASGHLAVNLFGLAMLVVWCAVPVLIGYLRFERVDLG; encoded by the coding sequence ATGAACTCGAAGCTCTGGGTCATCGCGAAGCGGGATTTCGTCGATGCCGCTCGGTCTCGGCTGCTGTGGGGTACCGCCCTGGTGTTGCTGGTCGTGATGATACCCGACTACCTCGGAATGCTTAACGGAAACTTCATCAGCTCAGCGGAGCAGGCGGTTCGGTTTATCCCAATAATCTTCCAGTACTTCGTCGCGCCCGTTGCGATGATTACAGCGTACCGGGCTGTCGTAGGTGAACGAGAGTCCGGCAGCCTACGCGTGCTGTTCGGGCATCCAGCGACCCGGCGGGATTTCGTCTTCGGGAAGCTCCTCAGCCGGTCGGCCCTCCTCGTGGTGATCCTCACACTCGCCACACTCGGTCTTGGCGTCGTCACCTTTGTGATATATGGAACCCTCGACATCCCACTGTTCGTCGCCATTGCTGGCTATGTCGCGTTCTACGGCATCGTCTGGGCCGGGATAATTGTCGGAATCTCGGCGGCCGTCTCCTCGCGGTTGCAGGCTGTCACGGCGGGTCTCGCACTGTTCCTCTTCTTCGGCCCCTTCCAACTCTGGGATCGCCTAGCAATTCCCGCGTTCGCACTCCTGTTCACCGGGAGCACGTCGCCCGGGCTTAACCCATTACGTCCGTCTACGTGGCCGACCTGGTACGAGTACGTCCTCCGACTAAACCCGATGAGCAACTTCGATCAGGGTCGCTACTTCGTCCACCAGCTAGTCGACCCGGGGTTGTCCGCGAGCGGTCACCTCGCCGTGAATCTCTTCGGACTGGCAATGCTCGTCGTCTGGTGCGCCGTTCCCGTCTTGATCGGATACTTGCGCTTCGAGCGCGTCGACCTTGGGTAA
- a CDS encoding RNA 2'-phosphotransferase has protein sequence MIRVCNDHGYFADDCCPVCGNEGEPVLEERRRRQLSKFVSGALRHFPDDVELSIDAHGWTNYDSLVDTVTDKYAWAEPRHVEAVVATDEKGRFERQDEQIRAAYGHSIDVDLEATESTVPDRLYHGTDPQILNIIFEEGLRSMSRQYVHLSATPEEARTVGRRHADNPAVLAVDAGAMKRDGYQISKRGAETFTVERVPPKYIDGHT, from the coding sequence GTGATTCGAGTCTGTAACGACCATGGCTACTTCGCTGATGATTGCTGCCCTGTCTGCGGTAATGAAGGAGAGCCTGTACTCGAGGAAAGGCGGCGACGGCAACTCTCGAAGTTTGTGAGTGGTGCGTTGCGTCACTTTCCCGATGATGTCGAATTATCAATCGACGCACACGGGTGGACCAACTACGATTCCCTCGTCGATACTGTCACAGACAAGTACGCGTGGGCTGAACCCAGACACGTTGAGGCGGTCGTTGCTACCGACGAGAAGGGGCGGTTTGAACGTCAAGATGAACAGATTCGTGCCGCCTACGGCCACTCGATCGACGTTGACCTCGAAGCGACGGAATCGACAGTACCAGACCGGCTGTACCACGGGACCGACCCACAGATTCTTAACATAATTTTCGAAGAAGGATTGCGGTCAATGTCACGGCAGTACGTGCACCTCTCAGCAACACCCGAGGAAGCTCGCACCGTCGGACGACGACACGCTGACAATCCAGCCGTGCTCGCGGTTGACGCTGGTGCGATGAAACGAGACGGATACCAAATCAGCAAGCGGGGAGCAGAAACGTTCACCGTTGAGCGTGTTCCGCCCAAATATATCGATGGCCATACTTGA
- a CDS encoding alkaline phosphatase D family protein: MDNSLDHPLEESRRKFLRKAVTTATIAGVGASGTGIVTARENNEQGRITGDPFTLGVASGDPLPDSVVLWTRLAPEPLAEDGGMPDRQVPVQWEIATDEDMDDTVGKGIAKARPEYAHSVHIDVKGLDANTEYYYQFKVDSNRSPVGRTKTAPAEGADVDEIKFAFASCQNYPSGYYTAHDHLADEDLDLAIHLGDYIYEGGGQGSIDRGHEPPREIKSLSDYRIREAQYKTDSNLQDAHAAFPWLVTWDDHEVENNYADATSQANDPTQEFLARRAKAYQAYFEHQPLRPSRMPDGPNLPLYRRFTFGNLAEFNVLDTRQYRDDQVDSSEEADNRGRTILGDEQEDWLVDGLNNSTARWNVLANQVPLAATDENPNPDVQDFGGGDKWDGYRADRERLLDVMAADSDLNPVVITGDVHRNYVYNLKADFSDPDSETVGTEYVGTSISSFGDGSGITQYGPSLGEPWQRFFNDKRGYVRCTITPEQWRTDYRVVSTVEEPEASVSTVASFTTDAGDPGANLASERPAQPQQSAVEITEIRPDQNGDLNNEFATVKNTGDTAIDFSGFILSFEAGNQNYTFGEFTLGAGETVTVRNGSGEDTESTLYADFGGPVLNNSNPDTVLVANDDGIVLDEASYSAV; this comes from the coding sequence ATGGACAACAGCTTAGATCACCCACTCGAAGAAAGCCGACGCAAGTTCCTCCGAAAAGCGGTCACCACCGCGACGATCGCCGGAGTTGGCGCGTCAGGTACAGGAATCGTTACCGCCAGAGAGAACAACGAACAGGGACGGATAACAGGTGATCCGTTCACCCTTGGTGTTGCCTCTGGTGATCCCCTGCCGGACTCTGTCGTCCTCTGGACGCGCCTCGCACCCGAGCCATTGGCCGAAGACGGTGGAATGCCCGACCGCCAAGTACCAGTACAGTGGGAAATAGCGACCGACGAGGACATGGACGATACTGTCGGGAAGGGCATCGCGAAGGCACGTCCTGAGTACGCCCACTCGGTCCATATCGACGTTAAGGGATTGGATGCCAATACGGAATACTACTATCAGTTCAAAGTCGACTCCAACCGAAGCCCGGTCGGAAGAACGAAAACGGCCCCTGCAGAGGGAGCCGACGTGGACGAGATCAAGTTCGCATTCGCCTCGTGTCAGAACTACCCCTCCGGGTATTACACCGCGCACGACCACCTCGCCGACGAGGACCTCGATCTGGCTATCCACTTAGGTGACTACATTTACGAGGGCGGCGGACAAGGCTCGATCGATCGCGGCCACGAACCGCCTCGCGAAATCAAAAGCCTGAGTGACTATCGGATCCGCGAGGCACAATACAAGACCGATTCGAACCTACAGGACGCCCACGCTGCGTTCCCGTGGCTCGTCACCTGGGACGACCACGAGGTCGAAAACAACTACGCCGACGCAACTTCCCAAGCGAACGACCCCACGCAAGAATTCCTTGCCCGTCGGGCAAAGGCCTACCAAGCGTATTTCGAACATCAGCCATTGCGTCCCTCGCGGATGCCTGACGGCCCGAACCTACCGCTCTATCGGCGGTTCACCTTCGGTAATCTGGCCGAGTTCAACGTCCTCGACACTCGGCAGTACCGCGACGATCAAGTCGATTCCTCAGAGGAAGCCGACAATCGAGGACGGACCATTCTCGGCGACGAACAGGAAGACTGGCTGGTCGACGGGCTGAACAACTCCACAGCCCGGTGGAACGTCCTTGCCAACCAGGTTCCGCTCGCCGCAACCGATGAGAACCCGAATCCAGACGTACAGGACTTCGGCGGCGGTGATAAGTGGGACGGGTACCGAGCCGACCGGGAGAGGTTGCTCGACGTTATGGCCGCCGACTCCGATCTAAACCCCGTCGTGATCACCGGCGACGTCCACCGCAACTACGTCTACAACCTCAAAGCCGACTTCTCGGACCCCGACTCCGAGACGGTCGGCACCGAGTACGTCGGCACCTCGATCTCCTCGTTCGGGGATGGGTCCGGAATAACCCAGTACGGACCGTCGCTCGGTGAACCCTGGCAGCGGTTCTTCAACGATAAGCGGGGTTACGTCCGCTGTACAATCACTCCCGAGCAGTGGCGAACCGACTACCGGGTCGTCTCGACTGTCGAGGAGCCCGAAGCCTCAGTAAGTACGGTCGCATCGTTCACAACCGACGCCGGCGATCCTGGTGCGAACCTGGCCTCCGAACGCCCTGCCCAACCCCAGCAGTCAGCCGTCGAGATCACAGAGATCAGACCGGATCAGAACGGCGATCTCAACAACGAGTTCGCCACGGTGAAAAACACTGGCGACACCGCAATCGACTTCTCGGGGTTCATCCTCAGCTTCGAAGCAGGGAACCAGAACTACACGTTCGGTGAGTTCACCCTCGGAGCAGGGGAGACGGTTACCGTTCGGAACGGGAGCGGCGAGGACACCGAGTCGACGCTCTATGCCGACTTCGGCGGTCCGGTCCTGAACAACAGTAATCCCGATACGGTACTCGTCGCTAACGACGACGGGATTGTCCTCGACGAAGCGTCGTATTCGGCGGTCTAA
- a CDS encoding DUF1611 domain-containing protein translates to MDLHSQFEASTPAIVLAEGEFGRTGGKTANGVVMHSELFDARAVIDSTTAGMSVPTVLEKADAPDIPIVDTFETAIRHAPEAEALIVGVAPAGGKLPNSWIGTIQEAMRSGCDIVSGLHVFLSDDDDWNLLAGDCGVRLFDVRKAPPETELRVADGRVSELDADIVLTMGTDCAVGKRTTTFELYRAARAAGLDAGWVATGQTGTMVGANRGIVIDRIPADFAAGAVEGLVYDTAQEHDIVFVEGQASLTHRAYSGVTLAILHGAWPDIVVLADDPNRSERTHFEQFAVSGIEHERATIESLSDATVAAVSTWGSPEDVTSTTGLPAANIFDDGGPEALLEAVQDSRDTRRVVP, encoded by the coding sequence TTCTTGCCGAGGGTGAATTCGGTCGTACAGGCGGGAAGACCGCAAACGGGGTCGTGATGCACAGCGAACTGTTCGACGCACGTGCCGTCATCGATTCAACGACAGCTGGGATGTCTGTGCCCACGGTGCTCGAGAAAGCGGATGCCCCCGACATCCCTATTGTCGACACCTTCGAGACCGCTATTCGACACGCCCCGGAGGCAGAGGCGCTCATCGTCGGCGTTGCGCCTGCCGGAGGCAAGCTCCCTAATTCTTGGATCGGCACCATTCAAGAAGCGATGCGCTCGGGATGTGACATCGTCTCCGGATTGCACGTGTTCCTCAGCGACGACGACGACTGGAACCTGTTAGCGGGCGACTGTGGCGTTCGCCTGTTCGACGTGCGAAAAGCACCCCCCGAAACAGAACTGCGGGTCGCAGATGGCCGAGTGAGCGAACTTGACGCCGATATCGTCCTGACGATGGGCACAGACTGCGCTGTCGGGAAGCGGACTACGACGTTCGAGTTGTATCGAGCCGCTCGTGCCGCCGGCCTTGATGCCGGATGGGTCGCGACAGGCCAAACCGGAACGATGGTCGGTGCGAACCGAGGCATCGTCATCGACCGTATCCCTGCCGACTTCGCGGCTGGGGCGGTAGAGGGTCTCGTCTACGATACAGCGCAAGAACACGACATCGTCTTCGTCGAAGGGCAAGCGTCTCTCACCCACCGTGCATACTCCGGAGTCACGCTCGCGATTCTTCACGGCGCGTGGCCCGATATCGTCGTTCTCGCAGACGATCCGAACCGGTCCGAGCGAACACACTTCGAACAGTTCGCTGTGAGCGGAATCGAACACGAGCGTGCTACTATCGAATCACTCTCCGATGCGACTGTCGCAGCCGTGTCGACGTGGGGGTCACCTGAAGATGTGACGTCAACGACTGGCCTTCCAGCAGCGAACATCTTCGATGACGGTGGTCCGGAAGCGCTACTTGAAGCAGTACAGGACTCGCGCGACACGAGGAGAGTCGTTCCCTAA
- a CDS encoding dipeptide epimerase has product MSIITRVSVEALNLSMNEPFEISLGTQYEAANVLVTIETESGTIGYGEGSPIAPVTGETQTTALAVAGETASLLEGEEIGDYRRLIERVRATFPGMVSALFAVETALLDAYCREREIPLAALFGGTVQPVTTDLTIPILSPEEAASTASRAIENGFEHLKIKTGNDVNGDIERIAAIHQVAEDAELKVDANQGWSVKETVYFASQMRSREIDIALIEQPVPKTDISGLSLARESVSTPIAADESIFTPADALRVVRENAVDVINVKLGKSGILAVADIVAIAKAADLELMIGCMLESAIGIHTSAHLVAGTGAFNYVDLDGNLLLAEDVIERKYGPRIDIKGAGHGVVPQV; this is encoded by the coding sequence ATGAGCATAATCACACGTGTCTCGGTAGAAGCGCTCAATCTCTCAATGAACGAGCCATTCGAGATCTCGCTCGGAACGCAATACGAAGCGGCAAACGTTCTCGTAACGATCGAAACAGAGTCTGGTACCATCGGATACGGGGAGGGTTCCCCAATCGCACCGGTTACAGGTGAAACACAAACGACGGCATTGGCAGTCGCGGGAGAGACCGCGTCACTCTTGGAAGGCGAGGAAATCGGCGACTATCGTCGGCTTATCGAGAGAGTGCGCGCGACTTTCCCCGGCATGGTTTCGGCTCTGTTTGCAGTCGAGACTGCTCTTCTTGACGCATACTGTCGAGAACGTGAGATCCCACTCGCTGCACTCTTCGGGGGCACCGTACAGCCGGTGACGACAGATCTCACGATTCCCATTCTGTCTCCTGAAGAGGCGGCTTCGACCGCGTCACGCGCAATCGAAAACGGGTTCGAGCATCTGAAAATTAAAACTGGAAATGACGTAAACGGAGATATTGAGCGTATCGCTGCGATTCACCAGGTCGCGGAGGATGCCGAGTTGAAAGTTGATGCAAATCAAGGGTGGTCGGTGAAAGAGACCGTCTACTTTGCATCTCAAATGCGCTCTCGCGAAATCGACATTGCACTCATCGAACAGCCTGTTCCGAAGACAGACATCTCGGGTCTCTCGTTGGCTCGTGAGTCGGTGAGTACACCTATCGCTGCAGATGAATCGATCTTTACACCCGCGGATGCACTCCGTGTCGTTCGAGAAAATGCGGTTGACGTAATCAACGTCAAGCTTGGAAAGTCTGGCATCCTCGCCGTCGCTGATATCGTCGCCATTGCGAAGGCGGCTGATCTCGAACTGATGATAGGCTGTATGCTGGAGAGTGCGATCGGAATCCATACGAGCGCACACCTCGTTGCAGGTACTGGGGCATTCAACTACGTTGACTTGGACGGGAATCTCCTGCTCGCAGAAGACGTGATTGAGCGGAAATACGGACCTCGTATAGATATCAAAGGAGCGGGGCACGGGGTCGTACCACAGGTATAG
- a CDS encoding ester cyclase, whose protein sequence is MPSELTTKRSQVADENQAVIRCLFERVYSKGELNVIDRMVTSDFIENSTDSSRAYRGPEGIKSHVIRLRTSFNEFTIEIDDLHVQGDSFEVSWTARGTHERRFQGVDPVCNIGQVGEEPHGNHIVISGVTSGTSSNGKIHESRMVWDMTELRRQLGVSIEDAEMDTDDRVSTDQNPPLLEGAPKEETSALSTGLVSGSR, encoded by the coding sequence ATGCCGAGCGAATTAACCACGAAACGCAGTCAGGTCGCCGACGAGAACCAAGCAGTCATCCGCTGTCTCTTCGAGCGAGTCTACTCGAAGGGCGAGCTGAACGTCATTGACAGGATGGTGACGTCGGACTTCATCGAGAATAGCACTGACTCGTCCCGTGCATATCGGGGGCCCGAGGGGATCAAATCGCACGTCATCCGCTTACGGACGTCCTTCAACGAGTTCACCATCGAAATCGACGACCTTCACGTGCAGGGTGATTCCTTCGAGGTGTCTTGGACAGCGCGGGGTACCCACGAACGACGGTTCCAGGGCGTCGACCCGGTGTGTAACATCGGGCAGGTCGGAGAGGAACCTCACGGGAACCATATCGTCATCTCCGGTGTTACCTCGGGTACAAGTAGTAACGGGAAAATCCACGAAAGTCGGATGGTATGGGATATGACGGAACTTCGCCGTCAACTTGGGGTATCGATCGAAGACGCCGAAATGGATACCGATGACCGCGTATCGACTGACCAGAATCCACCGCTCCTCGAAGGAGCGCCAAAAGAAGAAACGTCAGCACTTTCCACCGGGTTAGTCAGTGGGAGTAGATAA